A genomic window from Flavobacteriales bacterium includes:
- a CDS encoding cob(I)yrinic acid a,c-diamide adenosyltransferase, translating into MKIYTKTGDKGQTSLIGGSRVLKSNLRIEAYGTVDELNSWIGVLRDHDSAGTHKSTLLEIQDRLFTIGAILASEPGKSKMKIPELKDTDIEFLEIGIDKMEESLEPMKSFVLPGGHPSVSFSHVARCVCRRAERIGVELSQHEEVPAIVLQYLNRLSDYLFVLSRKLSLDNHAEESPWSPRM; encoded by the coding sequence ATGAAAATTTACACGAAAACCGGCGATAAAGGACAAACCTCTCTCATTGGGGGATCGCGCGTTTTAAAATCGAATCTGCGTATTGAAGCCTATGGCACGGTGGATGAATTAAATTCCTGGATTGGCGTTTTGCGCGATCACGACAGTGCCGGAACACATAAAAGCACGCTGCTCGAAATTCAGGATCGTCTTTTCACCATTGGTGCCATTCTTGCCAGTGAACCCGGGAAATCGAAAATGAAAATTCCTGAATTGAAAGATACAGATATTGAATTTCTGGAAATTGGTATTGACAAAATGGAAGAAAGTCTGGAGCCAATGAAATCATTTGTTCTTCCCGGCGGACATCCCTCCGTATCTTTTTCACACGTGGCGAGATGCGTCTGCCGTAGGGCCGAACGGATTGGCGTAGAGCTTTCGCAACACGAAGAAGTACCCGCCATTGTGCTCCAATACCTCAACCGACTTTCCGATTATCTTTTCGTTTTATCACGAAAATTGAGCCTGGATAACCATGCAGAGGAAAGTCCCTGGAGCCCAAGAATGTGA